Proteins from a genomic interval of Paenibacillus lentus:
- a CDS encoding ABC transporter ATP-binding protein: MKKIMIGDHIVKSFGEGDEKRNVLDGVTVAIDEGEFVAVMGPSGSGKSTLMFALSGTDCVDGGQVFFDGRNLSEFGENELADMRRTQMGFVFQQPTMLKHLNILDNIILPSMRGSRKNAADITAKALALMQRVGIAELEKRDITQVSGGQLQRAGICRALMNSPKIIFGDEPTGALNSKSAEEIMDIFSEINAEGTAIMLVTHDAKVAARTERIMFMRDGAIISELTLPKFNGMDTDGRIGQVTAKMREIGI, from the coding sequence ATGAAGAAAATCATGATTGGTGATCATATTGTAAAATCCTTCGGTGAGGGCGACGAAAAACGCAATGTGCTGGACGGCGTGACCGTGGCTATCGATGAAGGCGAGTTCGTGGCCGTCATGGGGCCTTCGGGCTCGGGAAAATCCACGCTGATGTTTGCCCTGAGCGGTACGGATTGCGTGGATGGGGGACAGGTCTTTTTTGATGGCAGGAATTTATCGGAGTTCGGGGAGAATGAGCTTGCGGATATGCGCAGAACCCAAATGGGCTTTGTATTTCAACAGCCGACGATGCTGAAACACCTGAACATTCTCGACAACATCATTCTACCTTCTATGCGAGGCAGCAGAAAGAACGCCGCGGACATTACGGCAAAGGCATTGGCGCTTATGCAAAGAGTAGGCATTGCAGAGCTTGAGAAGCGCGATATTACCCAGGTATCCGGGGGGCAGCTGCAGCGGGCGGGAATATGTCGTGCGCTGATGAACAGCCCGAAAATTATTTTCGGCGACGAGCCTACCGGCGCGCTTAACTCCAAATCGGCGGAGGAGATTATGGACATCTTTTCAGAAATCAACGCAGAGGGGACCGCGATTATGCTTGTGACCCACGACGCGAAGGTTGCGGCGCGGACGGAACGTATTATGTTTATGCGGGATGGAGCCATCATCAGCGAATTGACACTTCCGAAGTTTAACGGAATGGATACCGATGGAAGGATCGGGCAGGTAACGGCGAAAATGAGAGAAATAGGGATCTAG
- a CDS encoding ABC transporter permease, with the protein MYFRLIRDDISNSKLITLTTTIFVAAAAMLVSLAAILIVNLSGAIDTLMTRAETPHFMQMHAGEFDPARLTEFAEQHSNVEEFQVLEFLNMDGARIVLGDHSLADRVQDNGFSVQSDKFDHLLDLNGNIIDVSDGELYVPINYMRDNTAKIGDRAVISGKEFIVTGFLRDSQMNSMLSSSKRFLVSAKDFADLKGLGSTEYLIEFRLKDLSALGAFETAYAAAGLEANGPTITYPLFKMINALSDGIMIGVILLVSVLVVCIALMCIRFTLLAKIEDDYREIGVMKTLGLRISDIKKIYLAKYAAIAAAGCLLGFGLSFVFQDLLLENIRLYMGESSHSSLAPFFGIIGILLVFLAIMAYVNGVLRRFRRIFAAEAIRFGTSQEKAIVTKHLLLSTNRLFNTNVFLGVKDVIARKKLYATMLIVLIISVFIMIVPQNLYNTISSNSFIQYMGVGSYDLRFDLQQTDQISEKAADIVKTLKDDEAISEYAVLATKTFKVQTETGADKNIKVELGDHSIFPIAYSPGRAPVNADEIALSILNAEELGKKVGDVITLVIEGKDRNLTVSGIYSDITNGGKTAKAVFNDHSSDVMWYIICAELEDPSLIHSKVADYAGRFAYAKVSDMDAYIAQTFGSTISSVGKASYAAIAVALIIMVLVTLLFMKLLVAKDRYSIAVMKVFGFTNSDIQAQYVSRAAFVLIAGIVLGTILANTLGEMLAGVVISSFGASTFRFTVEPLAAYLLNPLIMTGSVLIATILGTAGAGRITITEHIKE; encoded by the coding sequence ATGTATTTCCGATTAATACGCGATGATATTTCAAATAGCAAGCTGATCACGCTGACCACCACGATATTTGTAGCAGCGGCAGCGATGCTTGTCTCGCTTGCGGCGATACTCATTGTCAATTTGTCAGGAGCGATAGATACGCTGATGACGCGGGCGGAGACGCCTCATTTTATGCAGATGCATGCAGGTGAGTTTGATCCAGCCCGGCTAACGGAATTTGCGGAACAGCACAGCAATGTAGAGGAATTTCAAGTACTGGAGTTTCTCAATATGGATGGTGCGCGGATTGTATTAGGCGATCATTCGCTTGCAGACCGTGTCCAGGATAACGGATTCAGCGTCCAGAGCGATAAGTTTGACCATCTGCTTGATCTGAACGGGAACATCATAGACGTATCTGATGGCGAGCTGTATGTACCCATCAATTATATGAGAGATAACACTGCAAAGATTGGCGACCGGGCCGTCATCAGTGGCAAGGAGTTTATCGTTACGGGATTTCTGCGTGATTCGCAGATGAATTCTATGCTCTCTTCCTCGAAGCGATTTCTGGTTAGTGCCAAGGACTTCGCAGATTTAAAAGGCCTGGGTAGTACGGAATACCTGATTGAATTCAGGTTGAAGGATTTATCGGCATTAGGGGCTTTCGAGACGGCCTATGCTGCGGCAGGATTGGAAGCGAACGGGCCGACGATTACATATCCGCTTTTTAAAATGATCAATGCGCTTTCCGATGGGATAATGATCGGGGTCATCCTGCTAGTGAGCGTGCTTGTCGTGTGCATCGCCTTGATGTGCATACGCTTTACGCTTCTTGCAAAAATTGAAGACGATTACCGCGAAATCGGAGTGATGAAGACATTAGGGCTGCGTATTTCCGACATCAAGAAGATTTATCTTGCCAAATATGCGGCCATTGCGGCGGCGGGGTGCCTGCTGGGCTTTGGACTGTCCTTTGTCTTCCAGGATCTACTGCTTGAAAATATCCGGCTTTATATGGGTGAAAGCAGCCATTCCTCTTTGGCACCGTTTTTTGGAATCATTGGTATCCTGCTTGTTTTTCTTGCGATTATGGCTTATGTGAACGGAGTGCTGAGGCGCTTTCGGAGGATTTTTGCTGCGGAAGCCATCCGCTTCGGTACCTCGCAGGAAAAAGCGATAGTTACAAAGCATTTGCTCTTGAGCACGAACCGGCTGTTTAACACGAATGTTTTTCTAGGGGTCAAGGATGTTATTGCCAGAAAAAAGTTATACGCCACCATGTTGATCGTGCTGATCATCTCCGTATTTATCATGATTGTGCCACAGAATTTGTACAACACGATTTCCTCCAACAGCTTCATTCAATATATGGGGGTCGGGAGCTATGATTTACGCTTTGATCTCCAGCAGACTGACCAGATTTCTGAGAAAGCCGCGGATATTGTAAAGACGCTGAAAGACGACGAGGCGATTTCCGAGTATGCCGTGCTTGCCACAAAAACGTTTAAAGTACAAACAGAGACCGGAGCGGATAAAAATATAAAAGTGGAGCTCGGCGACCATTCGATATTTCCCATCGCTTACTCTCCGGGCAGAGCACCTGTCAATGCAGACGAAATTGCACTGTCGATTTTGAATGCGGAGGAGCTAGGCAAAAAGGTCGGCGATGTCATAACACTGGTGATCGAAGGGAAGGACAGAAATCTTACGGTCAGCGGCATTTATTCCGACATTACCAATGGAGGCAAAACGGCAAAGGCAGTTTTCAATGACCATTCATCAGACGTGATGTGGTATATCATCTGTGCAGAGCTTGAAGATCCTTCCCTGATCCATAGCAAGGTGGCGGACTATGCGGGCAGATTTGCTTACGCTAAGGTTTCGGATATGGATGCGTATATTGCACAGACGTTTGGTTCGACAATAAGCTCCGTCGGAAAGGCCTCCTATGCGGCCATTGCGGTGGCCCTCATAATCATGGTACTGGTTACACTGCTGTTCATGAAACTGCTTGTCGCCAAAGACAGATACTCCATTGCCGTCATGAAAGTTTTTGGTTTTACGAACTCCGATATCCAGGCGCAGTATGTCTCGCGTGCGGCATTCGTTCTAATTGCTGGAATTGTGCTCGGCACGATTCTGGCGAATACGCTCGGAGAGATGCTTGCCGGGGTGGTGATCTCCTCCTTTGGGGCTTCAACGTTTCGTTTTACGGTCGAACCGCTTGCCGCCTATCTGCTAAATCCGCTGATCATGACCGGTTCGGTGCTGATCGCAACCATCCTTGGTACTGCGGGAGCGGGGCGAATCACAATTACCGAACATATAAAGGAGTAG
- a CDS encoding TetR/AcrR family transcriptional regulator, with protein MRVVKNAEERRNEVLDAADELFGRKGFDGTSTNDILEKVGIARGTLYHHFRSKEDIMDALIERYSARLLDAAQKAAADRSIPVVERMIRVVMALNISGGSSEEIMEHIHKPQNALMHQKIQKVIIHGVPPILTEIIREGIEQGVFHTPYPYECMEMVVIYASTVFDGDMVVLTEEERLSRMLAFIYNLERLLGAESGSLGDIMGMFGMNQE; from the coding sequence ATGAGAGTTGTAAAAAATGCAGAGGAGCGCAGAAACGAAGTACTGGATGCGGCGGATGAGCTCTTTGGTCGAAAGGGCTTTGATGGGACAAGCACAAACGATATTCTCGAGAAGGTCGGAATTGCGCGGGGAACCTTGTATCATCACTTCAGGTCAAAGGAAGATATTATGGACGCGCTGATTGAGCGGTATAGCGCCCGTCTTCTAGATGCAGCTCAGAAGGCTGCTGCAGACAGGAGCATTCCCGTTGTCGAGCGTATGATCCGTGTTGTTATGGCACTGAATATAAGCGGCGGAAGCAGCGAGGAGATTATGGAGCATATCCACAAGCCGCAGAATGCGCTGATGCATCAAAAAATACAAAAGGTGATTATCCATGGTGTTCCGCCGATATTAACGGAAATTATCCGCGAGGGGATTGAGCAGGGAGTGTTCCACACCCCGTATCCCTATGAGTGCATGGAAATGGTTGTAATTTATGCGAGTACCGTTTTCGACGGTGACATGGTGGTATTGACGGAGGAGGAGCGTCTGTCGCGAATGCTTGCCTTTATCTACAACCTAGAACGACTGCTTGGCGCAGAAAGTGGAAGCTTGGGGGACATTATGGGGATGTTTGGGATGAATCAGGAGTAA
- a CDS encoding DUF1259 domain-containing protein has product MAEQVKASPRFRRLCNQFSSILGGTEHEITRGPVCFVSRNRRINATILGRRTTSPLIRYQLFSFESLDSSGRALCLGETALFQNQVNQLLSNLRNNGITVTAVHNHWLFEKPRLMYVHWESIDNPIAFARKVKRSIAFLG; this is encoded by the coding sequence TTGGCGGAACAAGTGAAAGCAAGTCCCCGCTTTAGAAGATTATGTAATCAATTTTCAAGTATTTTAGGTGGAACGGAGCACGAGATCACCAGAGGCCCGGTTTGTTTTGTATCAAGAAATAGGAGAATTAACGCTACAATTTTGGGGAGAAGAACCACCTCACCTTTAATCCGTTATCAGCTGTTCTCGTTTGAATCGCTGGACAGTTCAGGTCGTGCGCTATGTCTAGGGGAAACGGCTCTCTTCCAGAATCAAGTCAATCAATTGCTGAGTAATCTTCGCAACAACGGAATTACAGTAACGGCAGTCCATAATCACTGGCTGTTTGAGAAGCCGCGTCTGATGTATGTCCACTGGGAATCGATCGACAACCCCATTGCATTCGCAAGAAAAGTCAAACGTTCTATTGCTTTCTTAGGTTAA
- a CDS encoding DUF1259 domain-containing protein codes for MARHVKVSPQFKRLCNQFARILGGESEIEEGPVCFVTRMTDLNETILGRRTRSPLVQMQMFSFESLDKSGRALCLGETAVHQNQANRLISNLRKRGIKVTALHNHWLNENPRLMYIHWEAISNPVVFARNTKESIAFLG; via the coding sequence ATGGCAAGGCATGTGAAGGTAAGTCCGCAATTCAAAAGGCTGTGTAATCAATTTGCAAGAATTCTAGGGGGTGAATCAGAAATTGAAGAAGGGCCGGTTTGTTTTGTCACGCGGATGACGGATTTAAATGAGACGATCCTGGGAAGAAGAACGCGATCCCCGCTGGTTCAGATGCAAATGTTCTCGTTTGAATCATTGGATAAATCGGGGCGCGCGCTTTGTTTGGGCGAGACGGCCGTACATCAGAACCAGGCTAATCGCCTAATCTCAAATCTTCGTAAACGGGGGATAAAGGTGACTGCCCTTCATAATCACTGGCTTAATGAAAATCCGCGCTTAATGTATATCCACTGGGAGGCCATTTCAAATCCTGTTGTGTTTGCGAGAAATACCAAAGAATCCATTGCGTTTCTGGGTTAA
- a CDS encoding S-layer homology domain-containing protein, protein MRRNSDLRMYLPNHWARPAIESLADSKLMNGFSDGSFKIPVVSAQLFHFYFGEKWKTVWNYFNRNDIPEQFKLNGRIVKVSYDYFTGILTMKIDSKSS, encoded by the coding sequence ATGCGGCGAAACAGCGATTTACGGATGTACCTTCCCAATCACTGGGCGAGACCTGCCATAGAGTCTCTGGCTGATTCCAAGTTAATGAATGGCTTCAGCGATGGATCGTTCAAGATTCCAGTCGTTTCAGCGCAATTATTCCACTTCTACTTCGGGGAGAAATGGAAGACCGTTTGGAACTATTTTAATCGCAATGACATTCCGGAGCAGTTCAAGTTAAACGGCAGAATAGTGAAGGTGTCGTATGACTACTTTACAGGCATTCTAACGATGAAGATTGACAGCAAGTCTTCTTAA
- a CDS encoding TetR/AcrR family transcriptional regulator, protein MVQQKRDKVVEAAFKVMSEKGYEKASIKDIANEAGITPGLIHYYFRNKEEILTELLLASSQQYTRDMQQLQSSVPSDHLAKAALNEPKERVERQPDWYKLRFELFALGLRNPQISDRVNALLENARTGIEQILHKVAGDAGEEADTDSIAAIMLACFDGLALQKLLNPEFDLDRAYLELEKMVRSRYNMTE, encoded by the coding sequence ATGGTACAGCAAAAGCGGGATAAAGTCGTAGAGGCCGCATTCAAAGTGATGTCGGAAAAGGGATACGAAAAAGCATCCATTAAAGACATTGCTAACGAGGCGGGGATCACGCCCGGATTAATTCATTATTATTTTAGAAATAAAGAAGAAATCTTGACCGAGCTGTTACTCGCTTCCTCGCAGCAGTACACACGGGATATGCAACAGCTTCAATCCAGCGTACCTTCAGATCATCTCGCGAAAGCAGCTCTTAACGAGCCCAAAGAGCGTGTGGAAAGGCAGCCTGACTGGTATAAGCTCCGTTTTGAATTGTTTGCTCTGGGGCTTCGCAATCCGCAAATTTCGGACCGGGTGAATGCTTTGTTGGAGAATGCTCGTACCGGAATTGAGCAAATTCTGCACAAGGTTGCTGGTGACGCCGGAGAAGAAGCGGATACGGATTCAATTGCGGCGATTATGCTGGCTTGCTTTGATGGATTAGCTTTACAGAAGCTGTTAAATCCAGAGTTTGATTTGGATCGTGCATACCTGGAACTCGAGAAAATGGTGAGAAGCAGATATAATATGACCGAATAA
- a CDS encoding 4Fe-4S single cluster domain-containing protein encodes MLLRVHRFIPATKVEGPGIRACIQVQGCPIHCPGCAVPFTWAEDGGITMEVEQLAEQILQGPEVEGITFLGGEPFAQARALAHLGGILKNEGLSIMTFTGYLLENLQQSGKQDDLDLLGVTDLLIDGPFQKDRLDTSRPWVGSSNQRYHFLSDRYLHLQDQLKDIPNRLEVRLAPDGRVMVNGLAEVSDLEDLFGRLLL; translated from the coding sequence ATGCTGCTGCGCGTACATCGATTTATTCCTGCGACCAAAGTGGAGGGGCCCGGTATACGTGCTTGTATTCAAGTGCAAGGATGCCCCATTCATTGCCCTGGCTGTGCAGTTCCGTTTACTTGGGCGGAAGACGGGGGGATTACGATGGAAGTGGAGCAATTGGCGGAACAAATTCTTCAAGGCCCTGAAGTTGAAGGAATTACCTTTCTGGGAGGGGAACCCTTTGCTCAAGCCCGGGCACTTGCTCATTTAGGCGGGATCCTTAAGAATGAGGGGCTTTCGATCATGACGTTTACGGGATACCTGCTTGAAAACTTGCAGCAATCGGGCAAGCAGGATGACCTCGACTTATTGGGCGTTACCGATCTGCTTATTGATGGGCCTTTTCAAAAAGACAGGCTGGATACGAGTCGTCCCTGGGTAGGCTCCTCCAATCAACGTTATCACTTCCTGTCGGATCGCTACCTTCATCTCCAGGATCAGCTGAAAGATATTCCGAACAGACTCGAGGTGCGTCTTGCTCCTGACGGCAGAGTTATGGTTAACGGGTTAGCCGAAGTTAGCGATTTAGAGGATCTATTTGGACGGCTGCTGTTATGA
- a CDS encoding helix-hairpin-helix domain-containing protein has product MMGFINFNQIRAICANYSGPGYFVEEIIQHNKLSKFYRAISIPVQGYAIAFIDATVFGSGKNGLLITEAGVYWRNDWMTDTKQNYLNWQEFIQVEIIRSGDHDIELGPGNLFNMSGSQFNKDDLVQLLRDIQNYTIQALEVTAVPNDKYSKDELRSSPPAPPTSEWMVAIAGQTYGPYDAYLIKSLVGSGQIRPEQTHVWKPGMPDWIPFMRQPELAELIKPAMPQAPLNTQGMPAPPSVEESIELALNPRQAGYEVDIVDVNTASRDELIEVLGVGVAGAERIVQQREAIGGFRFPEQIGELLSLKPHQVERLRRRAIFTSLPRMEPQPHSMSVPAQQSVPAAHQGVASSEGLQQSLSPPVLDLNTASEGDIADLPGVGVVLAKKAIQYRQSSNGFRAVDEFFEMLGLKEYAIERIRPLVTVRSSAPTPLKPNVRVVDY; this is encoded by the coding sequence ATGATGGGATTCATAAATTTCAATCAAATCCGAGCCATTTGCGCAAATTACTCCGGTCCTGGCTATTTCGTCGAGGAGATCATTCAACACAACAAGCTGTCCAAGTTTTATAGAGCTATATCGATTCCGGTTCAGGGTTATGCCATTGCTTTTATAGATGCTACCGTATTTGGTAGTGGTAAAAATGGGCTGCTTATTACCGAAGCTGGAGTATATTGGCGCAATGACTGGATGACGGATACGAAACAGAATTATCTGAACTGGCAGGAATTCATACAGGTTGAGATCATACGGAGCGGAGATCATGACATTGAACTAGGTCCGGGTAACTTGTTCAATATGTCTGGTAGCCAATTTAATAAGGATGACCTGGTTCAACTGCTTCGGGATATTCAGAACTATACTATTCAGGCACTCGAAGTAACAGCGGTACCTAACGATAAATACTCGAAGGATGAGTTGAGAAGTTCACCTCCGGCTCCCCCAACCTCAGAGTGGATGGTAGCCATTGCCGGTCAGACTTATGGTCCTTATGATGCTTATCTTATTAAAAGTTTAGTGGGGAGCGGACAAATCCGACCTGAACAGACCCATGTCTGGAAACCGGGAATGCCGGATTGGATCCCGTTCATGAGGCAGCCTGAATTGGCTGAACTGATCAAACCTGCAATGCCGCAGGCCCCGCTCAATACTCAAGGGATGCCGGCCCCGCCGTCAGTAGAGGAGTCGATTGAATTAGCCTTGAATCCGAGGCAGGCTGGGTATGAAGTGGATATTGTGGATGTAAATACCGCATCTCGGGATGAATTAATTGAAGTTCTGGGTGTTGGAGTCGCCGGAGCCGAGCGAATCGTACAGCAGCGTGAAGCGATTGGCGGTTTTCGATTTCCTGAGCAGATTGGGGAATTATTAAGCTTGAAGCCTCATCAAGTAGAGAGGTTACGAAGGCGGGCTATTTTTACATCATTACCACGTATGGAACCGCAGCCGCACAGCATGTCTGTTCCTGCGCAGCAATCTGTGCCTGCTGCACATCAGGGGGTGGCTTCCTCCGAAGGGCTTCAACAATCATTGTCTCCACCGGTGCTGGATCTTAATACAGCCTCGGAAGGCGATATTGCAGACTTGCCGGGGGTGGGGGTTGTATTGGCCAAGAAGGCAATCCAATATCGTCAAAGCAGCAATGGCTTTCGCGCTGTAGATGAATTTTTTGAAATGCTAGGATTGAAGGAGTACGCTATCGAGCGCATTCGTCCGCTAGTTACGGTACGTTCTTCGGCGCCAACGCCTCTAAAACCCAACGTTCGGGTGGTGGATTATTGA
- a CDS encoding DUF2997 domain-containing protein has product MAKKQIRVQIFPDGQIQADVIGIKGKSCTDYIEILEQLLDAETIDSEYTEEYYEAEQVEVQQQNVNPIQTREGGK; this is encoded by the coding sequence ATGGCAAAGAAACAGATTCGAGTCCAAATCTTTCCCGATGGCCAAATTCAAGCCGATGTTATCGGGATTAAAGGGAAATCCTGCACGGATTATATCGAGATTTTAGAACAACTGCTCGACGCGGAGACGATTGATTCAGAATATACGGAAGAATATTATGAAGCCGAGCAAGTGGAGGTTCAACAACAGAATGTGAATCCGATCCAAACCAGAGAAGGGGGAAAATAA
- a CDS encoding aldo/keto reductase family protein, producing the protein MRYRRLGESGLKVSEISLGSWLTYGGYVERDNAVSSIKTAYDLGINFFDTANVYEKGAAEELVGKALKAYPRESYVLATKAFWPMGEGPNDRGLSRKHIIEQANASLKRLGHDYVDIFYCHRYDPETPLHETLRAIDDLIRQGKVLYAGVSEWQASQIAEALGVADRYLLDRIVVNQPVYNMFDRYIEKEIIPLCERSGIGQVVFSPLAQGLLTGKYTSATNIPQDSRAAKLERMRNRITEEKIARVQQLESVAGELGITVGNLALAWILSKKNIASALVGASRPEQVTENVKASGVDLSEDVLSRIEEILK; encoded by the coding sequence ATGAGATACAGAAGATTAGGCGAAAGTGGGCTAAAAGTCAGCGAAATCAGCTTGGGCAGTTGGCTTACATATGGTGGTTACGTGGAACGGGACAACGCGGTGAGTTCGATTAAAACTGCCTATGATCTGGGAATCAACTTTTTTGATACGGCCAATGTTTATGAGAAAGGGGCCGCGGAAGAGCTGGTTGGAAAAGCTCTGAAGGCATATCCACGTGAATCCTATGTGCTTGCTACGAAAGCTTTCTGGCCCATGGGCGAAGGCCCGAACGACCGTGGATTGTCGCGCAAGCATATTATCGAGCAGGCCAACGCTAGTTTGAAGCGCCTTGGACACGATTACGTGGATATATTTTATTGTCACCGCTATGATCCAGAGACGCCTCTGCACGAAACGCTGCGCGCCATCGACGATCTGATTCGCCAAGGCAAAGTGTTATATGCCGGCGTAAGCGAGTGGCAAGCCTCCCAAATCGCGGAGGCGCTTGGTGTTGCCGACCGTTATTTGCTGGATCGTATCGTCGTTAACCAGCCCGTGTACAATATGTTCGATCGTTATATCGAGAAGGAAATCATCCCGCTTTGCGAACGCTCCGGCATTGGTCAGGTCGTCTTCTCTCCGCTTGCGCAAGGTTTGCTGACTGGCAAATATACATCTGCCACCAACATTCCGCAGGACAGCCGGGCGGCCAAGCTTGAGCGGATGCGTAATAGAATCACGGAAGAGAAGATTGCCAGAGTGCAGCAGCTAGAATCGGTTGCAGGGGAGCTGGGAATTACCGTGGGCAATCTTGCGTTGGCCTGGATACTGAGCAAGAAAAACATAGCAAGTGCACTGGTTGGCGCCAGCCGCCCGGAGCAGGTAACAGAAAATGTCAAGGCGTCAGGGGTGGATCTCAGCGAAGACGTTCTGAGCCGTATCGAAGAAATCCTGAAATAG
- the tatA gene encoding twin-arginine translocase TatA/TatE family subunit, with product MPFGNIGIGGLIVILIIALIIFGPSKLPELGRAFGRTLSEFKSATRQMIDDDKEDNIGGKEASSTAEQGTRLTAVDSKKG from the coding sequence ATGCCATTCGGAAATATCGGTATCGGCGGACTCATCGTCATCCTGATCATCGCTTTGATCATTTTCGGCCCCTCCAAGCTGCCGGAGCTCGGACGCGCCTTCGGGCGCACGCTTAGCGAATTCAAGAGCGCCACACGTCAGATGATTGACGACGACAAAGAAGACAATATCGGGGGCAAAGAAGCATCGTCCACTGCTGAACAAGGGACACGCCTGACGGCTGTGGATTCCAAGAAAGGATAA
- the tatC gene encoding twin-arginine translocase subunit TatC: MKVESSDTSFVGHLSELRRRIMFTLIAFIVALCGAFVYVKEIYRWLVRDLDQKLAILAPSDVLWVYLKLAGVVAIAVTLPIAAYQIWQFVKPALEPREQRASLAYIPWLPILFVGGISFGYGIIFPMVLQFLESMSGDFTTMYTADKYFSFILSMTVPFGLLFEMPITVMFLTRIGILNPARLAKARKLSYFSLAVTAVLITPPDIVSDVLVIIPLFLLYEVSVTLSKIVYRKRKKLETVA; encoded by the coding sequence ATGAAGGTCGAAAGCTCAGACACCAGCTTCGTCGGCCACTTGAGCGAACTGCGCCGCAGAATCATGTTTACGCTTATCGCGTTTATCGTAGCCCTCTGCGGCGCCTTCGTCTATGTGAAGGAGATTTATCGCTGGCTTGTGCGGGATTTGGATCAAAAGCTGGCGATTCTAGCTCCATCCGACGTCCTATGGGTCTATTTGAAATTGGCAGGAGTCGTCGCGATTGCGGTGACGCTGCCGATTGCCGCGTACCAAATCTGGCAGTTCGTGAAGCCGGCTCTGGAGCCGCGCGAGCAGCGGGCATCACTGGCTTACATCCCATGGCTGCCCATCTTGTTTGTAGGAGGCATTTCCTTCGGATACGGGATCATTTTTCCGATGGTGCTTCAATTTTTGGAGAGCATGTCCGGCGATTTTACCACGATGTATACGGCGGATAAGTATTTCTCATTTATCCTCAGCATGACGGTGCCTTTCGGACTGTTGTTCGAAATGCCGATCACCGTCATGTTCCTCACTCGAATTGGGATTCTGAATCCTGCGCGGCTCGCCAAAGCCCGAAAATTGTCTTATTTCTCCCTCGCTGTAACCGCCGTATTAATCACGCCGCCGGATATCGTGTCTGACGTACTCGTCATTATCCCGCTGTTCCTGCTATACGAGGTCAGCGTCACCTTATCCAAAATAGTCTACCGGAAACGCAAAAAATTGGAGACCGTTGCTTAA